In one window of Nitrospirota bacterium DNA:
- a CDS encoding DUF4236 domain-containing protein has product MGFRFYRRVKILPGISLNLSKGGLSLSAGVRGARLTFGQRGITRSLGIPGTGLSVRDTISSGSQYIQKSKQLSTGDRQNDEFVKDLLKSGSRRVSLNTQELKEMYDRIKTDDRIKAVNPSTGRKVSLRELEAKNTTDGNTRSHRRKSKNN; this is encoded by the coding sequence ATGGGCTTCCGATTCTACAGGCGAGTTAAGATTTTACCTGGTATTTCGTTGAATCTCAGCAAAGGTGGACTTTCGCTGTCAGCCGGTGTACGTGGTGCAAGGCTTACTTTTGGACAGCGTGGGATTACCCGTTCTCTAGGAATTCCTGGCACAGGACTATCAGTTCGAGACACAATCAGTTCTGGTTCCCAATATATACAAAAGAGCAAACAACTTAGCACTGGGGATCGCCAGAACGACGAGTTTGTAAAAGACCTTTTGAAGTCAGGTTCTCGTAGAGTTTCGTTAAACACACAAGAACTCAAAGAGATGTATGATCGGATAAAAACAGATGATAGAATTAAAGCTGTAAATCCTTCAACTGGACGGAAGGTTTCATTGCGTGAACTTGAAGCAAAAAATACGACAGATGGAAATACAAGATCGCATAGGCGAAAATCAAAAAACAATTGA
- a CDS encoding sigma-54-dependent Fis family transcriptional regulator: MKKILVIDDETIIGLSCERALAMEGYEVKSVLSGKKGLELLEEEPFGIILLDLKMPDMDGMELLKTIKEKWPETKVIMITGYASVDTAVTALKLGAFNYIEKPFDPDTLFNAVKEAGE, from the coding sequence ATGAAAAAAATACTGGTCATAGACGATGAGACAATTATAGGGTTAAGCTGTGAAAGGGCGCTTGCGATGGAAGGGTATGAGGTAAAGTCCGTATTAAGCGGCAAAAAAGGACTTGAACTGCTTGAAGAAGAGCCCTTCGGCATAATACTTCTGGACCTGAAAATGCCTGATATGGACGGCATGGAACTGCTGAAGACAATTAAAGAGAAATGGCCTGAGACCAAAGTCATCATGATAACAGGCTACGCCAGCGTTGATACGGCAGTGACTGCGCTTAAACTCGGCGCCTTCAATTATATTGAAAAACCATTTGACCCCGATACCCTGTTTAACGCAGTCAAAGAAGCCGGTGAGTGA